From Desulfuromonas soudanensis, the proteins below share one genomic window:
- a CDS encoding sensor histidine kinase has translation MTLVPSFSIRRKLTLAALLPLVVILLLVTLAAFYLINAWIVGETQKRLRNDLNAAREVLRSETRRVEDVVRFSAHSGALVEALEGGDLKRLRPDLEAVRRREGLDILTLAGPRGEILLRAANPEDPDGSYSGLPFVTRALDGEDFSGVALLDAEELRHEGDDLAARSAVPLDPLPLAGPRFETRGMFLVGATAVHDRDGTVLGCLYGGVLLNGNLPLVDRIRNLVYGSETFAGTGVGSATIFLDEVRIATTILKGERRALGTRISPQVAAAVLGRGEGWLARARVVDDWYLTAYEPILAAEGQAIGALYVGRLERPFAELKSRASFLLFALLLLGSLLGSLVAWLVARHLSLPILDLARSAERVAAGERDLVLPVAARDEIGHLTGTFNRMTAALRERDKEVDALNCDLERKVEERSALLETKSLQLIAAQEELLRSEKLAAIGSLAAGVAHEINNPAAIIRGNVEILLAELDSAALGREEADEILRQTERISRITQGMLDFAREWSIHPEPVAVNRILQEIVEQIGHQVPLGRVEVSLELDPSLPFVEGDSGRLRQVFTNLLVNALQAMKGEGVLRVISRCAGEEVEIAVADSGPGISSPDLAKIFNPFFTTRPGGTGLGLSVSYGIVQALKGRIEVDSPPGEGATFVVRLPRVQRG, from the coding sequence ATGACCCTCGTCCCTTCCTTTTCCATCCGTCGCAAGCTGACCCTGGCCGCCCTCCTCCCCCTGGTGGTCATTCTCCTGCTGGTCACCCTGGCCGCCTTCTACCTGATCAATGCCTGGATCGTCGGCGAGACCCAGAAAAGACTCCGCAACGATCTCAACGCCGCCCGCGAGGTCCTTCGCAGCGAGACCCGGCGGGTGGAGGACGTGGTGCGCTTCAGTGCCCACAGCGGCGCCCTCGTCGAAGCTCTCGAAGGCGGCGACCTGAAACGGCTGCGTCCCGATCTCGAGGCAGTCCGCCGCCGCGAAGGGCTCGACATCCTGACCCTTGCCGGCCCCCGGGGGGAGATTCTCCTGCGCGCCGCCAATCCCGAAGACCCGGACGGCTCTTATTCCGGACTCCCCTTCGTCACCCGGGCTTTGGACGGCGAAGACTTTTCCGGAGTGGCCCTCCTCGATGCGGAGGAGCTGCGGCATGAAGGGGACGATCTGGCCGCCCGGTCGGCCGTTCCCCTCGATCCCCTCCCCTTGGCGGGGCCCCGATTCGAGACGCGGGGGATGTTTCTGGTCGGCGCCACGGCCGTCCATGACCGGGACGGGACCGTTCTCGGCTGTCTCTACGGCGGCGTCCTCCTCAACGGCAACCTCCCCCTGGTCGACCGCATTCGTAACCTCGTCTACGGCAGCGAAACCTTTGCCGGGACCGGCGTCGGCAGCGCCACCATCTTCCTCGACGAGGTGCGCATCGCCACCACCATCCTCAAGGGAGAGCGGCGCGCTCTCGGCACGCGGATTTCCCCCCAGGTCGCCGCGGCCGTTCTGGGACGGGGCGAAGGGTGGCTGGCCCGGGCCCGGGTCGTCGACGACTGGTACCTCACCGCCTACGAACCGATCCTCGCCGCAGAGGGTCAGGCGATCGGCGCCCTCTACGTCGGGCGGCTCGAGCGCCCCTTCGCCGAGCTCAAAAGCCGGGCCTCCTTCCTCCTTTTCGCTCTCCTCCTCCTCGGCTCCCTCCTCGGCTCGCTGGTCGCCTGGCTCGTCGCCCGCCACCTCTCCCTGCCGATCCTCGATCTGGCCCGCAGCGCCGAACGCGTCGCCGCCGGGGAGCGGGATCTGGTGCTGCCGGTGGCCGCCCGGGACGAGATCGGCCATCTCACCGGGACCTTCAACCGCATGACCGCGGCGCTCAGGGAACGGGACAAGGAGGTTGACGCCCTCAATTGCGACCTCGAGCGCAAGGTCGAGGAGCGCAGCGCCCTGCTGGAGACGAAGAGCCTGCAGCTGATTGCCGCCCAGGAGGAGTTGCTGCGCTCGGAGAAGCTGGCGGCCATCGGTTCCCTGGCCGCCGGGGTCGCCCACGAGATCAACAACCCGGCGGCGATCATCCGCGGCAACGTCGAGATTCTCCTTGCCGAGCTCGACTCTGCCGCCCTCGGCCGCGAGGAGGCCGATGAAATCCTGCGGCAGACCGAACGGATCTCCCGCATCACCCAGGGGATGCTCGACTTCGCCCGCGAGTGGTCCATTCATCCGGAACCCGTCGCCGTCAACCGGATCCTGCAGGAGATCGTCGAGCAGATCGGCCACCAGGTCCCCCTCGGCAGGGTGGAGGTCTCCCTGGAGCTCGACCCCTCCCTCCCGTTCGTCGAAGGGGATTCCGGGCGGCTGCGTCAGGTCTTTACCAATCTGCTCGTCAATGCCCTGCAGGCGATGAAGGGGGAGGGGGTGCTGAGGGTAATCTCCCGCTGTGCCGGGGAGGAGGTGGAGATCGCCGTTGCCGACAGCGGGCCGGGGATTTCTTCGCCGGATCTGGCAAAGATCTTCAACCCCTTCTTTACCACCCGCCCGGGGGGGACGGGATTGGGGCTTTCAGTTTCCTACGGAATCGTTCAGGCGCTCAAGGGGAGAATCGAGGTCGACTCCCCCCCGGGCGAGGGGGCGACGTTTGTGGTCCGGCTGCCGCGGGTGCAGCGGGGGTGA
- a CDS encoding DeoR family transcriptional regulator — translation MKGSERRKELIGWLETEGSLSLLDIVERFGISKMTAHRDLEALEARHALKRIHGGAVALEKPATAPAAATAAPLPSFTGTAQGSCVICFRPTGQHLLYSLTLNNGEQRLTCCPHCGVSAHLMLGDQVAMALTADYLTGRPHPVQGSFFVLGSAAVPCCRPSILTFEDQAMAQRFQTGFGGTLGRLEDAIGYLQEEMSLHREGEGCPHCAGQARRD, via the coding sequence ATGAAGGGGTCTGAGCGAAGGAAAGAACTGATCGGCTGGCTGGAAACGGAGGGGAGTCTTTCGCTGCTGGACATCGTCGAGCGGTTCGGCATATCAAAAATGACGGCCCACCGCGACCTCGAGGCGCTCGAAGCGCGGCATGCCTTGAAGCGTATCCACGGTGGCGCGGTGGCGCTGGAGAAACCGGCGACAGCTCCGGCAGCGGCCACGGCCGCACCCCTCCCGTCCTTCACCGGCACCGCACAGGGGAGTTGCGTGATCTGCTTTCGGCCGACGGGCCAGCACCTCCTCTACAGCCTGACCCTGAACAACGGCGAACAGCGGCTCACCTGCTGTCCGCACTGCGGAGTCTCGGCCCACCTGATGCTCGGCGACCAGGTGGCGATGGCCCTGACCGCCGACTACCTGACCGGACGCCCCCATCCGGTCCAGGGGAGCTTCTTCGTCCTGGGGAGCGCCGCGGTCCCCTGCTGCCGCCCGTCCATCCTGACCTTCGAGGACCAGGCCATGGCGCAGCGCTTCCAGACCGGTTTCGGCGGGACCCTCGGCAGACTCGAGGACGCAATAGGCTATCTGCAGGAGGAGATGAGCCTGCACCGCGAGGGAGAGGGGTGCCCCCACTGCGCGGGCCAGGCCCGGCGGGATTGA
- a CDS encoding energy transducer TonB family protein: MNKEWPAFGTSLLLHLLVLAGLFTLGPDLVPPQRIACYDVDLSAFFASPPSPSPSPSPAQTQTQTQTQTQIPAPPAPAKQKRPAPPIVAPVPVAKPAVQTVSAPSQPPSAEALPPESALSAIAPAASPPSLAAPPVDPAVLYALQVQRYGDAQLSLIREMVSREVRYPLMARRQGWVGRVTVEFTVELSGEVGALRVAESSGYPMLDRQALLAVKAASPFSPPPVVATLNLPVAFELH; this comes from the coding sequence ATGAACAAGGAATGGCCGGCCTTCGGCACCAGTCTCTTGCTCCATCTGCTCGTTCTCGCCGGGCTTTTCACCCTCGGTCCGGACCTTGTCCCTCCGCAACGAATCGCCTGTTACGACGTCGACCTGAGTGCTTTTTTTGCCTCCCCGCCTTCGCCTTCGCCTTCGCCGTCTCCGGCGCAGACGCAGACGCAGACGCAGACGCAGACGCAGATTCCGGCTCCCCCGGCGCCAGCGAAACAAAAGAGACCTGCCCCGCCGATAGTCGCTCCGGTTCCCGTTGCAAAACCGGCGGTGCAGACGGTCTCCGCCCCTTCCCAGCCGCCGTCGGCCGAAGCCCTCCCCCCCGAATCCGCCCTGTCCGCCATCGCCCCTGCGGCTTCCCCACCCTCCCTCGCCGCACCTCCGGTCGATCCCGCCGTTTTGTATGCCCTTCAGGTTCAACGGTATGGCGATGCCCAGCTGAGCCTGATCCGGGAGATGGTGAGCCGGGAGGTCCGCTACCCTCTCATGGCTCGGCGCCAGGGGTGGGTCGGCCGGGTCACCGTCGAGTTCACCGTCGAGCTCAGCGGCGAGGTTGGCGCGTTGCGTGTCGCCGAAAGCTCGGGGTACCCGATGCTCGACCGCCAGGCTCTCCTGGCCGTCAAGGCCGCCTCACCCTTTTCCCCGCCTCCGGTGGTCGCCACTTTGAACCTGCCGGTGGCCTTTGAGCTTCATTGA
- a CDS encoding TonB-dependent receptor, with protein sequence MQIRLIPLALTGVLFLFAAVSAGAESIILEEISVRGEVQQANEETLTIREVRESPARDIGEALQNIPGLNIVRKGAIANDIVLRGFQRDNLNVFLDGVRLQGGCPSRMDPPSFHFDFAEVESVEVIKGPYDLQNAGSLAGMVNAVSKTPQKGPGATANLSYGSFNYLDASATASYGGERFDGLLGYAHKSSDVPESGDGRRLTEIYPVASPNRYRLEAIDSKAYENDTFWTKGGYTVGDSRTELSYAYQNADHVLYPYLLMDADYDRTHRFNLTSTLKDLAPVLSALRFQGWYNQVEHLMDDTLRASSLPSAMVTRPYMMKTDAESSTFGVKLGADLPLGPGVLTSGIDFYRRNWDAVNESAMFQAYQPQPMIPDVDIDNFGAFAEYTLPLAGSLTLKGGARIDYTRTEANSLTEARLAGLYQPYYPGIPLDTETDSTEPSANLQLTWQATEALEIFTGIASASRTPDQQELFIGLQRMAGKNWLGNPDLDPTRNNQVDLGAKWSGPRVFASASVFYSDLSDYIYVADAADPDGAGPLIQARTYRNIDATLYGAEFGSQVALPLDLFLKGTLAYVHGENDDSDQPLAEIPPLSGSVALRYDNGFWFTEATERFADRQDRIDPSLQEVETAGWGVTDLKAGANWKKWALVGGVNNLFDTFYLTHLSYQRDPFASGVKVPETGRFAFLNLSYRY encoded by the coding sequence ATGCAAATCCGTCTCATCCCTCTGGCGCTGACGGGAGTCCTCTTCCTTTTCGCCGCCGTCTCCGCCGGAGCCGAATCGATCATTCTTGAGGAGATCTCCGTGCGCGGGGAGGTCCAGCAGGCCAACGAGGAGACACTGACCATCCGCGAGGTGCGGGAGAGTCCCGCTCGCGATATCGGCGAGGCGCTGCAGAACATCCCCGGACTGAATATCGTCCGCAAGGGGGCCATTGCCAACGACATCGTGCTGCGCGGCTTCCAGCGGGACAACCTGAATGTTTTTCTCGACGGCGTGCGCCTGCAGGGGGGCTGTCCTTCGCGGATGGACCCCCCCTCCTTCCATTTCGATTTCGCCGAAGTGGAGTCCGTCGAGGTGATCAAGGGCCCCTACGACCTGCAGAATGCCGGGAGCCTGGCCGGGATGGTCAACGCCGTCTCCAAAACACCCCAGAAGGGGCCCGGAGCCACAGCCAACCTCAGCTACGGCTCCTTTAACTATCTCGATGCCTCGGCGACCGCCAGCTACGGCGGTGAACGCTTCGACGGCCTCCTCGGCTATGCGCACAAGTCCTCCGACGTCCCCGAGTCCGGAGACGGCAGGCGGCTCACCGAGATCTACCCGGTTGCCAGCCCGAACCGTTACCGCCTCGAGGCGATCGATTCCAAGGCCTACGAAAACGACACCTTCTGGACCAAGGGGGGCTATACGGTTGGCGACAGCCGCACCGAATTGAGCTACGCCTACCAGAATGCCGACCACGTCCTCTATCCCTACCTCCTGATGGATGCCGACTACGACCGCACCCACCGCTTTAACCTCACCTCGACCCTCAAGGACCTCGCACCGGTCCTCTCTGCCCTGCGTTTTCAGGGCTGGTACAACCAGGTCGAGCACCTGATGGACGATACCCTGCGCGCCAGTTCCCTGCCGAGCGCGATGGTCACCCGCCCCTACATGATGAAGACCGACGCCGAATCCTCGACCTTCGGCGTCAAACTCGGTGCCGACCTCCCCCTCGGGCCGGGGGTGCTGACCAGCGGCATCGATTTCTACCGTCGCAACTGGGATGCCGTCAACGAATCGGCGATGTTCCAGGCCTATCAACCCCAGCCGATGATCCCCGATGTCGATATCGACAACTTCGGGGCCTTTGCCGAGTACACCCTCCCCCTGGCCGGGAGTCTGACGCTCAAAGGGGGGGCACGCATCGACTACACCCGAACCGAGGCGAACAGTCTTACCGAAGCCCGCCTGGCCGGCCTTTACCAGCCCTACTATCCCGGAATCCCCCTCGACACGGAAACCGACTCTACCGAGCCGAGCGCCAATCTGCAACTGACCTGGCAGGCGACGGAGGCGCTGGAGATCTTCACCGGCATCGCCTCGGCCAGCCGCACCCCCGATCAGCAGGAGCTCTTCATCGGCCTGCAGAGGATGGCCGGGAAGAACTGGCTCGGCAACCCGGATCTCGATCCGACCCGCAACAACCAGGTCGATCTCGGTGCCAAATGGTCCGGTCCCCGGGTCTTCGCCAGCGCCAGCGTCTTCTACAGTGACCTCAGCGATTACATCTATGTCGCCGACGCAGCCGATCCCGACGGCGCCGGCCCCCTGATCCAGGCCCGTACCTACCGGAATATCGACGCCACCCTCTATGGCGCCGAGTTCGGCAGCCAGGTGGCCCTCCCCCTCGATCTCTTCCTGAAGGGGACCCTGGCCTACGTGCACGGCGAGAACGACGACAGCGACCAGCCTCTGGCCGAGATCCCCCCCCTCTCGGGTTCCGTGGCTCTGCGCTACGACAACGGCTTCTGGTTCACGGAAGCCACCGAGCGTTTCGCCGACCGTCAGGACCGGATCGATCCGAGCCTGCAGGAGGTCGAGACCGCCGGCTGGGGGGTCACCGATCTCAAAGCGGGAGCCAACTGGAAGAAGTGGGCGCTGGTCGGCGGGGTGAACAACCTCTTCGACACCTTTTACCTCACCCACCTCTCCTATCAGCGCGACCCCTTCGCCAGCGGGGTCAAGGTCCCCGAGACCGGTCGCTTCGCCTTCCTCAACCTCTCCTATCGTTATTGA
- a CDS encoding GGDEF domain-containing protein: MHKIELLLLQYFEYLDSKGKIFNTVVGLLCSAGVGVFDLLSPDVVSHSFLYILPITFVAWFAGLRLGLALSLVCSALWSVNNVGGSLYISAWNVGSTLLFFFSSAAMIHKFRDMLTNEKILARTDPLTGAKNLRAFSELVEYDMLRAQRDRSPFSLAYLDLDNFKQVNDICGHSAGDELLTAIVTNIVANLRKTDVVGRLGGDEFAIFLPETDQPSAQVVLQKVNQELTKLMVHAECPTSFSMGVLTCEGGIHPLDKLIHYADTLMYEVKHSGKNNIRYAIYPPDDQG, translated from the coding sequence ATGCACAAGATTGAACTTCTCCTGCTTCAATATTTCGAATACCTCGACTCAAAAGGGAAGATCTTCAATACGGTTGTCGGCCTTCTTTGCTCCGCAGGAGTCGGCGTCTTCGATCTGCTCTCCCCCGACGTTGTTTCCCATTCCTTTCTCTATATCCTCCCCATCACCTTTGTCGCATGGTTTGCCGGGCTTCGATTGGGGTTGGCCCTTTCCCTGGTCTGCTCCGCCCTCTGGTCTGTCAACAATGTCGGCGGAAGTCTCTACATCTCCGCCTGGAATGTCGGCTCAACCCTCCTCTTCTTTTTTTCCAGCGCCGCCATGATCCATAAATTCCGGGATATGCTGACGAACGAAAAAATTCTCGCCCGAACGGACCCTTTGACGGGGGCGAAGAATCTACGGGCCTTTTCCGAACTGGTGGAGTACGACATGCTGCGCGCCCAGCGCGACCGCTCCCCCTTTTCCCTCGCCTACCTGGATCTGGACAATTTCAAACAGGTCAACGATATCTGCGGGCATTCGGCCGGGGATGAGCTGCTCACGGCCATCGTCACCAATATCGTCGCCAATCTTCGCAAGACGGATGTGGTCGGCCGTCTCGGCGGCGACGAATTCGCCATTTTTCTCCCCGAGACCGACCAGCCGTCCGCTCAGGTCGTGTTGCAGAAAGTCAACCAGGAGCTCACGAAGCTGATGGTCCATGCCGAGTGCCCCACCAGCTTCAGCATGGGGGTCCTGACCTGCGAGGGAGGGATACATCCCCTGGACAAGCTGATCCATTACGCCGACACCCTGATGTACGAGGTCAAACACTCGGGAAAAAACAACATCCGCTATGCGATCTATCCCCCGGATGATCAGGGGTAA
- a CDS encoding NCS2 family permease, translated as MLEKCFHLHKRGTTVRTEVTAGLTTFLTGAYIIFVHPRILSETGMDPGALTTVTCLVAGLATLLIALWANAPLMMAPGMGLNAFFTYTLVLGEGVPWQTALGVVFLSGVFFLILTWLGIRERLVRAIPLALRLAVSVGIGLFIAFIGLKNLGVIVANPAVLVELGPFTPEVLLGLLGILIAVLLEARRMRGAILVAILATAALGMATGVSPPPSALLALPPSPGPIAFQLDIVGACKFALWANIFSFMFVDLFDSLGTLLAVCREAGMTDEHGEIPALPRMLTADALATVGGALLGTSTTTAFIESASGVSEGGRTGLTGVVTAVLFFLAAFFTPLIGAVPSYATAPALVVVGIFMMRGIGQIDFYNFEEGAPAFLTIVLMPLTYSIATGLAFGFISFVLIKLGLGKWRECNPFLLGAAAFSALSLAL; from the coding sequence ATGCTGGAAAAATGTTTTCACCTGCACAAGCGCGGCACCACGGTGCGCACCGAAGTCACCGCCGGCCTGACCACCTTTCTCACCGGCGCCTACATCATCTTCGTCCATCCCCGGATCCTTTCCGAAACGGGGATGGACCCCGGGGCCCTGACCACCGTCACCTGCCTGGTGGCCGGACTGGCGACCCTTCTCATCGCCCTGTGGGCCAACGCCCCCCTGATGATGGCGCCCGGGATGGGTCTCAACGCCTTCTTCACCTACACCCTGGTGCTCGGCGAGGGGGTCCCCTGGCAAACGGCCCTCGGCGTCGTCTTCCTCTCCGGGGTCTTCTTCCTGATCCTGACCTGGCTCGGCATCCGCGAGCGTCTGGTGCGCGCCATCCCCCTGGCGCTGCGCCTGGCCGTCTCCGTCGGCATCGGCCTGTTCATCGCCTTCATCGGCCTGAAAAACCTCGGAGTGATCGTCGCCAATCCGGCGGTCCTGGTCGAGCTTGGACCCTTTACCCCCGAGGTCCTGCTGGGGCTCCTCGGGATCCTCATCGCCGTCCTGCTCGAGGCCCGCCGGATGCGCGGTGCGATCCTTGTGGCGATTCTGGCCACCGCCGCCCTCGGCATGGCCACCGGCGTCTCCCCCCCTCCCTCAGCGCTCCTCGCCCTCCCCCCGTCGCCGGGTCCCATCGCCTTCCAGCTCGACATCGTCGGCGCCTGCAAATTCGCCCTCTGGGCCAACATCTTCTCCTTCATGTTCGTCGACCTCTTCGACAGCCTCGGCACCCTCCTCGCCGTCTGCCGCGAAGCTGGGATGACCGACGAGCACGGCGAAATCCCCGCCCTGCCGCGGATGCTCACCGCCGACGCCCTGGCCACCGTCGGCGGCGCCCTCCTCGGCACCAGCACCACCACCGCCTTCATCGAATCGGCCAGCGGCGTCTCCGAGGGGGGGCGCACCGGTCTCACCGGCGTCGTCACCGCCGTCCTCTTTTTCCTCGCCGCCTTCTTCACTCCGCTGATCGGCGCCGTCCCCTCCTACGCCACCGCCCCGGCCCTGGTGGTGGTGGGAATCTTCATGATGCGCGGCATCGGTCAGATCGATTTCTACAATTTCGAAGAGGGGGCGCCGGCCTTCCTCACCATCGTGCTGATGCCTCTGACCTACTCCATCGCCACCGGCCTCGCCTTCGGATTCATCTCCTTTGTCCTCATCAAGCTCGGTCTCGGCAAGTGGCGGGAGTGCAATCCCTTTCTCCTCGGTGCCGCCGCTTTTTCCGCCCTCAGCCTCGCCCTGTAA
- a CDS encoding cupin domain-containing protein — translation MKEKKPDSAVAGATPLPLAELTQYQEGSIVSRTLLQGEAGTLTVFSFDAGQALSEHTVPYNAFIQVLDGQAEIVIGGTPVTVKSGEIVLMPGGISHKVKAVQRFKMLLTMFKTPAG, via the coding sequence ATGAAAGAGAAAAAACCGGACAGTGCCGTCGCCGGAGCCACTCCCCTCCCCCTCGCCGAACTCACCCAGTATCAGGAGGGATCGATCGTCAGCCGCACCCTGCTGCAGGGGGAGGCCGGTACCCTGACCGTCTTCAGCTTCGATGCCGGGCAGGCGCTCTCCGAGCACACCGTCCCCTACAATGCCTTCATCCAGGTCCTCGACGGCCAGGCGGAAATCGTCATCGGCGGCACGCCGGTGACGGTCAAAAGCGGCGAGATCGTCCTGATGCCCGGCGGCATCTCCCATAAGGTGAAGGCGGTGCAGCGCTTCAAGATGCTCCTGACCATGTTCAAAACCCCTGCCGGCTGA
- a CDS encoding tetratricopeptide repeat protein has product MKPGTWAILTLLLFALGGCAHSTPTADPISAAEHLGRAEALIRGRDFPAAAEELTLALRQNPRAAEVRLRRGELLEALGDDRGARDNYEDGLKFLEAESPLYPEMAYRLAYLFLDKLDKPKRASALVSSLGETTAERADLQAVMALGDGAPREALALLTPALLDAPSRPMIPRILFHAAQAYDLLGEEDLTRSTLFQAINHSENLALTREIEVFWNRLNSKAERRR; this is encoded by the coding sequence ATGAAACCAGGGACTTGGGCCATCCTGACCCTCCTCCTCTTCGCTCTGGGGGGGTGTGCGCACAGCACTCCCACGGCCGACCCGATTTCCGCCGCCGAACACCTGGGCCGCGCCGAAGCGTTGATCCGGGGGAGGGACTTCCCTGCCGCCGCCGAAGAATTGACCCTCGCCCTGCGCCAGAACCCCCGCGCCGCAGAAGTGCGCCTGCGCCGGGGCGAGCTCCTCGAGGCCCTGGGGGACGACCGGGGGGCGCGGGACAACTATGAGGACGGGTTGAAATTCCTCGAAGCCGAATCCCCCCTGTACCCCGAGATGGCCTACCGGCTCGCCTATCTTTTCCTGGACAAACTCGACAAGCCGAAACGGGCCTCGGCCCTGGTCTCCTCCCTGGGTGAGACAACGGCGGAGAGAGCCGACCTGCAGGCCGTCATGGCCCTCGGCGACGGGGCACCGCGGGAGGCTCTGGCCCTCCTCACCCCGGCCCTGCTCGACGCCCCTTCCCGGCCGATGATCCCCCGCATTCTCTTCCACGCCGCCCAGGCCTATGACCTCCTCGGCGAGGAAGACCTGACCCGGAGCACCCTCTTTCAGGCCATCAACCACTCGGAGAATCTTGCCCTGACCAGGGAGATCGAAGTCTTCTGGAACAGGCTCAACAGCAAGGCCGAACGCCGCCGCTGA
- a CDS encoding phosphoribosylaminoimidazolesuccinocarboxamide synthase, with product MTQIVMETSFSDLNLVTRGKVRDIYDLGEHLLIVTSDRISAFDVIMNEGIPNKGRVLTQISKFWFEQMDDIIPNHIVATEVADFPAIARKYRDQLEGRSMLVKKASPLPVECIVRGYLSGSGWKEYRQKGSICGIDLPAGLKESQILPEPIFTPSTKAELGEHDENISFAEAMDICGGDLAEQAKQATLTIYNRARTLADSKGIIIADTKFEFGVFEGKLIWIDEALTPDSSRFWPKDLYRPGGAQPSFDKQFLRDYLETLDWGKQAPAPPLPAEIINKTAEKYMEALTRLTGIVL from the coding sequence ATGACCCAGATCGTCATGGAAACCAGCTTCAGCGACCTCAACCTGGTCACCCGCGGCAAGGTTCGGGATATCTACGACCTCGGGGAGCACCTCCTCATCGTCACCTCCGACCGCATTTCCGCCTTCGACGTGATCATGAACGAGGGGATTCCCAACAAGGGACGGGTCCTCACCCAGATCTCCAAGTTCTGGTTCGAGCAGATGGATGACATCATCCCCAACCACATCGTCGCCACCGAGGTCGCCGACTTCCCCGCCATCGCCCGCAAGTACCGCGACCAGCTCGAAGGGCGCAGCATGCTGGTGAAAAAGGCCAGCCCCCTGCCGGTGGAATGCATCGTTCGCGGCTACCTCTCCGGCTCCGGCTGGAAGGAATACCGCCAGAAGGGGAGCATCTGCGGCATCGACCTCCCCGCCGGCCTCAAGGAGAGCCAGATCCTCCCTGAACCGATCTTCACCCCCTCGACCAAGGCCGAACTCGGTGAGCACGACGAGAACATCTCCTTTGCCGAGGCCATGGACATCTGCGGCGGCGACCTGGCCGAACAGGCGAAGCAGGCGACTCTGACCATCTACAACAGGGCCCGCACCCTGGCCGATTCCAAGGGGATCATCATCGCCGACACCAAGTTCGAATTCGGCGTCTTCGAGGGGAAACTGATCTGGATCGACGAGGCCCTCACCCCCGACTCCTCCCGTTTCTGGCCCAAGGACCTTTACCGTCCCGGCGGCGCGCAGCCGAGCTTCGACAAGCAGTTTCTCCGGGACTATCTCGAAACCCTCGACTGGGGGAAACAGGCCCCGGCGCCCCCCCTGCCGGCGGAGATCATCAACAAGACCGCCGAAAAATATATGGAGGCCCTCACCCGCCTCACCGGCATCGTCCTCTAG